The sequence TACTAAACATCATAGCTATCAGTGACACTAGAACAATAACTTTGACTGATGGTAGTTTCGATCGATTTGTCTTACATAAATACAAAAACACACAGCCACCGCAATAAAAGCCCAATAAAAACAGAGTATTAAACAAATAGAATCAAAAACTTTCTTGTCTACCACCCCACTTTATCGCCTTATAGTCTTGGCTTTTTAAGCTCTATTTTCTTACCGATTAATATCCATACAAAAAGTAATCATATTTTTCATATCAGAAAATGTGATTTAGCTTTTCAATATTATCAATTTTACTTATTATGGCCGCGCTTGATAGATTTAAGCACGACGCTTGGGTAGAAAGCCTGAGTCAAAACATCGAGGGGAACAGAGATGTGTACACATTGGGGGAAGCATGAGTAACGTAGATTCCAGTAATAACCACCTATTTTCACCTATGGAAATGATGGCGGAAGCCGAAAAGTTTGCACTTAACAAGGCAAAAAAGACCAGCAGTATGACGTTGGGATTAGCTGTCATGGCAGGGGCATTCATTGGCTTAGCTTTTGTTTTTTATATCACTGTTACGACAGGTGGTAATGCTGTTGGATGGGGACTCAGCCGCTTAACTGGCGGTATTGCTTTCAGCTTAGGGCTTATCTTAATCGTGCTGTGTGGCGGTGAGCTGTTTACTAGCTCGGTTCTCTCAAGTATCTCTTGGGCGAATGGCCAGATAAGTATGAGAAAGATGCTGTCTCTATGGGCCAAGGTATACATCGGAAACTTCATCGGTGCGATGTTTATGCTACTCATGATCACCTCCGCGGGCCTATTTATGCTAAATCATGGTCAATGGGGGTTGAACGCGCTGAACATTGCTCAACACAAGATCCACCACACACCAATACAAGCCTTTGCTTTGGGTGTGCTATGTAACCTACTGGTTTGTTTAGCCATTTGGATGACATTTAGCGCTGCCAACGCCCTAACCAAAGCTTTATTGATGATTTTGCCAGTTTCAATGTTCGTTTCGAGCGGATTTGAGCACTCGGTTGCAAACATGTTTATGGTCCCTCTGGGTATCGTAATCTCAAACTTTGCACCCGAACAGTTCTGGCAATATGTATCAGCAGAGCCATCTCAATACAGTGACCTTACTGTATCGACTTTTCTGATGGCCAACCTGATACCAGTGACGTTGGGCAATATTTTTGGCGGAGCGGTGCTTGTAGGCCTCACCAACTGGTGTATCTACCGCCGCCCTCAGCTAAAAGCAGCGAAAGTGAGTTCGATAACTCAAAGTCTTGAGATTGTCTCTGTCAAACAGACAGATAGACTCTCAAACACAACAATTAAGCAGATAACCAATACTCAACCACTCTCGCTCAGTGCAGATATGCTTGTGCCAAAAGCGATAGATTTGATGTTGGAAGAAAACGTCTCTGGCGCTCCAGTTTGTGATGTTAATGGTCGCCTCGTTGGATTCCTATCAGTGCATGATGTGATGGTGGCACTTTGGTCCCAGAATTACCTGCCAAGTAAGGGGGCAAAAGTCGTCGACTTGATGAGTCGTGATGTAGTAGCGGTAGATGCAACAGATCGCTTGGTGGATATCGTCGAGTATATGTGCATCGATAAGGAACAGCTATATCCTGTTTCTGCAATGGGAATTGCAACGGCCAATGCCCCTCAACAGCCAATTGAGGAGCGAGTAAAAGCAATGAAAGTAAGCAAGCCAAGTTTACTTCCAGTGCTCGAAGACGGTCGCTTTATCGGTACAATATCTCGCGAAAGTGTGATGATTGAGCTTCGAAAAATCTATGAAGAGAACAGTGCAAACGCGGTGTCTCGATTAGAAATAGCGTAACAACAAGGTCTAGCTAAGCTTTAACTTATAGCCAGACTTGGGTTGAACCAAGTTTGAACGTGCTGATTGGAAATAGCGGCACGAGCAAATGACGTGATACCACAACATCGACAAATAGAAAAAGAGGTGACTTAATAAGTCGCCTCTTTTTTTGCTTTATTTCTTTCTAAAAGTCCAAGCAAGCAGTGCTGTCATTTACCGTTTACTTTTTAATACCTTCAACATGCAGCTCCATGTCAACATAGCTTGATGTGCCCATCACTGGAATATTGAAGTCAGCTAATTCAAGGCGGGTTGTACCCAAGAAACCTGCGCGCTCACCACCCCACGGGTCTGTCCCTGCACCGATGAACTCTGCGCTGATCACAATAGGTTTCGTCACGC comes from Vibrio astriarenae and encodes:
- the focA gene encoding formate transporter FocA, with product MSNVDSSNNHLFSPMEMMAEAEKFALNKAKKTSSMTLGLAVMAGAFIGLAFVFYITVTTGGNAVGWGLSRLTGGIAFSLGLILIVLCGGELFTSSVLSSISWANGQISMRKMLSLWAKVYIGNFIGAMFMLLMITSAGLFMLNHGQWGLNALNIAQHKIHHTPIQAFALGVLCNLLVCLAIWMTFSAANALTKALLMILPVSMFVSSGFEHSVANMFMVPLGIVISNFAPEQFWQYVSAEPSQYSDLTVSTFLMANLIPVTLGNIFGGAVLVGLTNWCIYRRPQLKAAKVSSITQSLEIVSVKQTDRLSNTTIKQITNTQPLSLSADMLVPKAIDLMLEENVSGAPVCDVNGRLVGFLSVHDVMVALWSQNYLPSKGAKVVDLMSRDVVAVDATDRLVDIVEYMCIDKEQLYPVSAMGIATANAPQQPIEERVKAMKVSKPSLLPVLEDGRFIGTISRESVMIELRKIYEENSANAVSRLEIA